The Pseudomonas kermanshahensis genome includes a window with the following:
- the arcD gene encoding arginine-ornithine antiporter — protein MSDSSGKLKLGALVALVVGSMIGGGIFSLPQNMAASAGVGAVLIGWAITAVGMLTLAFVFQTLANRKPDLDGGVYAYAKAGFGDYMGFSSAWGYWISAWLGNVGYFVLLFSTLGYFFPIFGEGNTPAAIIGASILLWAVHFLVLRGIKEAAFINLVTTVAKIVPLVLFALICLFAFKLDVFTADIWGLGTPELGSVMNQVRNMMLVTVWVFIGIEGASIFSSRAEKRSDVGKATVIGFVTVLLFLVLVNVLSLGIMTQPELAKLQNPSMAAVLEHVVGHWGAVLISVGLIISLLGALLSWVLLCAEIMFAAAKDHTMPEFLRRENANQVPANALWLTNAMVQIFLVITLFSSSTYLSLIYLATSMILVPYLWSAAYAFLLALRSETYEQALAERKKDLFIGAVALLYAIWLLYAGGVKFLLLSALLYAPGAILFAKAKREVGQPIFTNVEKLIFAAVVVGALVAAYGLYDGFLTL, from the coding sequence ATGTCTGATTCATCCGGAAAACTAAAACTCGGTGCGTTAGTTGCACTGGTAGTGGGCTCAATGATTGGCGGCGGGATCTTCTCATTGCCGCAAAACATGGCGGCCAGCGCGGGGGTTGGTGCAGTGCTGATCGGCTGGGCCATCACCGCGGTCGGCATGCTGACCCTGGCGTTCGTGTTCCAGACCCTGGCCAACCGTAAACCTGACCTGGACGGCGGTGTGTACGCCTACGCCAAAGCCGGTTTCGGTGACTACATGGGCTTCTCGTCGGCCTGGGGTTACTGGATAAGCGCCTGGCTCGGCAACGTCGGTTACTTCGTGCTGCTGTTCAGCACCCTCGGTTACTTCTTCCCGATCTTCGGTGAGGGCAATACCCCCGCCGCGATCATTGGCGCCTCGATCCTGCTGTGGGCCGTGCACTTCCTGGTGCTGCGCGGGATCAAGGAAGCAGCGTTCATCAACCTGGTCACCACGGTCGCCAAGATCGTGCCGCTGGTGCTGTTCGCCCTCATCTGCCTGTTCGCCTTCAAACTGGATGTGTTCACCGCCGATATCTGGGGCCTGGGCACACCAGAGCTGGGCAGCGTGATGAACCAGGTGCGCAACATGATGCTGGTCACCGTCTGGGTGTTCATCGGCATCGAGGGCGCGAGCATCTTCTCGTCACGGGCGGAAAAACGCAGTGACGTGGGCAAGGCCACCGTCATCGGCTTTGTCACCGTGCTGTTGTTCTTGGTGCTGGTCAACGTACTTTCGCTGGGCATCATGACTCAACCGGAACTGGCCAAGCTGCAGAACCCATCGATGGCCGCCGTGCTTGAACATGTGGTCGGCCATTGGGGGGCGGTGCTGATCAGCGTCGGCCTGATCATCTCGCTGCTGGGGGCACTGCTGTCGTGGGTGCTGCTGTGCGCCGAGATCATGTTCGCGGCCGCCAAAGACCACACCATGCCGGAGTTCCTGCGCCGCGAAAACGCCAACCAGGTACCGGCCAACGCCCTGTGGCTGACCAACGCCATGGTGCAGATCTTCCTGGTCATCACGCTGTTCTCCAGCAGTACCTACCTGTCGCTGATCTACCTCGCCACCTCGATGATCCTGGTGCCTTACCTGTGGTCGGCGGCGTATGCCTTCCTGCTGGCACTGCGCAGCGAAACCTACGAGCAAGCCCTGGCCGAACGCAAGAAGGACCTGTTCATCGGCGCCGTCGCCTTGCTGTACGCCATCTGGCTGCTGTACGCCGGCGGCGTGAAGTTCCTGCTGCTCTCGGCCCTGCTGTACGCCCCTGGGGCCATCCTGTTC